The region CGGCCAATTGGAAATTACTAGAAAAACAACtcgcaataaaaattatgagggAATTCCGTCTAATTGGATGCCCCAGGCCCATTTTTATTGGTGGAGAAGAAAGTACTAATGGCGCGAATTTGACTGGCGCAATTTAAATACGTGTAATAGTTCGgacgaatatttttattttccacgcGTGAATCACAGGTTTATTTATGTGGAAATATTGCATcagtaattaatgaattatattacAAGAGATAATAGTTTAcggtataataaataataaaatttatcataataattaaaatattttacttaaattgatTCTCATACAgacttattgatttttaattaattcaattttaattttgtcatcatacattttatacgtttaataaaataataaataaacaaataaattataaaatttaatataatattaataataacatgagTAACACCTGTTAAAAAGAGACATACTGTCAGGGTTTATACAAGTGCGACAAAGATGAATATAGAGCACTCCCTCAGGTTGTTAATATTGATCATGACATCACTGTTTCTGCTTTGTCCCacctatttaaaaagtatcttCATTTCACATACACATATTTCTAGTCAAAGACATCTTCATTTTAGACAACAATTGTTGTTGCTGAAATACCAATCATTTTCAAGTTATAAACCGTCATTTTGACGGTTGCAAATGACAGTTTGCAATATTGCTTgaaccatttaaatatttcttggcTGTTAAAAAATGACGTGTCATAGaacattaactaaattttgtcctgtaagtataaattaaaacaactttttaatataaatgcaaattttattcaagatTTGAATGTCACGTGACCGAACTTCTTCGCGGTAATGtcaatttccaaattaaaatttaagaataattgaaattatagcacaatataatagtaattttttattaaaacacgttacatacattaaattttctttagaatttgaatttttatttctatgctTGTGATCAtagaagtataaaatatagaaaaatattttttagaaaaacaaaacgTCAACATATTTTCCATGGCCAACGTGATAAGAACAACATAAACCATGTTTgcgacaaattattttatttaatgaaaggtaagtattaaattaaattaaaaatttaaaaattcagcgTTCGTACCCCATCTACACATTTCATTTCTTTAGTAGGTTTTAAGCTTGACATTtccttgtttttatttacgaaaatttttaaactattttatacacattatatacattttaaaaatattatcagtcGCGCAACCTGATGAAAGTGGAAATggaaaatgattataatacGATATGTGATTCAGTGGTGAGTGCAAGTGGCAGTAAACATAACCTAAAACAGACGGTATCaattttgtaacaatattttcaatgttcaATTTCAGTCGTCTCTGGTTGAAGGATGTCGTTTATCCGTGCGGATGAAGGGCACAAACGATTGGCGTAAGTGCACAACCGTTTTTGTAAcatttatgattaaatatttgtttttagccCTGGCTGAGATAATTAGCATTAAAGAAGTATGTGgccaaaaaggatattatgtACACTATGTAGACTGTAAGTAGACTAAAAACTCAATGACACATCAGTTAACCATAATGTAAACACAGTTAACAAGAGATTGGATGAATGGGTGACGGAGGAGGACCTAGACACGCGGAAGGTCCAGTTCCCGAGGAAGGACGGCGGCGGCAGCAACACTGGCGTGTCGACACCGAAGAAAGCACAATGCGCTACTCCCATGGTACCTGGAGCCAACAATACCAACACATCACGACCTTCGAGCCCGATCAACAATGTGGAACAGATCAACGGCAATGCCGTTTTGCAAGCGGCGCTGCAAAAACGGATCAACAGGAAACGCAAGGTGCCGTCGTTGGAGAGCGAAGACTCGCAGGATGGTCCCAAGCCACAGCCGGCGGCCGGTCCCAGGCAGTCCGGCAGCATGGTCTCCCACCACGACGATATCGTGACCAGGATGAAAAACATTGAGCTCATCGAGCTGGGTAAACACAGGATTAAGCCTTGGTACTTTGCGCCCTATCCGCAGGAGATGGTCGGACTGgactgtatatatatttgcGAGTTCTGCCTGAAGTACAGGAAGAGTCGGAAGTGTTTGGAGAGGCACCTGGCAAAGTGCAACTTGAAACATCCGCCGGGCAATGAGATCTACCGCAAGGATAATATATCGTTTTTCGAAATAGATGgcagaaaaaataaagtgtATGCTCAAAACCTATGTCTCTTGGCCAAACTATTTCTTGATCATAAAACTTTGTACTATGACACAGATCCCTTCTTGTTTTACGTGATGACGGTGCACGATAATCGCGGATTTCACATAGTGGGGTATTTTTCCAAGGAAAAGGAGTCCACGGAAGACTACAATGTTGCCTGTATCTTAACTATGCCGCCTTATCAACGGAAAGGATACGGCAAACTTCTTATAGAATTTAGTAAGTGGGTTCAATTACATGTTcactaatattttgttaataaaatcacTTACCTAACTTCAAATAAGGTGTAGTTTTGTTTGTACACTGTGCTGCACCTTTTGAAAAGGAAACCAAATGTgtccattttttcttattgtagTTAGTgtgaaaaaagtaaaagtaacacaaaaaattttaatgttacagggtgtcaaaatattataaaatgacgTTGACAAGAGGCCTAACACTTAAGGggccaaaattaaaatttatttaactcttaatgaataaacattttgaaattgtttcacTGAATAACTTTCATTAACAACTGAATACTACACTAAGAAAAACGTAAATAGAAATCTTTCAAAACGTCAAAAAgtacttttaatttgttgttggtAGTAACCATAGcaacatgaatttatttaaatttcatcaaaattggttcaaaatataaattaaatgacaacTAAGAATAATgttccaataaaaattgacttaACAATTGGTGTAAATGGAATTTTTTTCAGGTTACGAACTCTCGAAGTTTG is a window of Aethina tumida isolate Nest 87 chromosome 7, icAetTumi1.1, whole genome shotgun sequence DNA encoding:
- the LOC109599926 gene encoding histone acetyltransferase Tip60, which gives rise to MKVEMENDYNTICDSVSSLVEGCRLSVRMKGTNDWPLAEIISIKEVCGQKGYYVHYVDFNKRLDEWVTEEDLDTRKVQFPRKDGGGSNTGVSTPKKAQCATPMVPGANNTNTSRPSSPINNVEQINGNAVLQAALQKRINRKRKVPSLESEDSQDGPKPQPAAGPRQSGSMVSHHDDIVTRMKNIELIELGKHRIKPWYFAPYPQEMVGLDCIYICEFCLKYRKSRKCLERHLAKCNLKHPPGNEIYRKDNISFFEIDGRKNKVYAQNLCLLAKLFLDHKTLYYDTDPFLFYVMTVHDNRGFHIVGYFSKEKESTEDYNVACILTMPPYQRKGYGKLLIEFSYELSKFEGKTGSPEKPLSDLGLLSYRSYWAQTILEILLSMKPIGDLEKPQITINEICELTSIKKEDVISTLQNLNLINYYKGQYIITLCRDTIENHYKAMELRKIRIDPKCLHWTPKDWGKRAKW